One genomic segment of bacterium includes these proteins:
- a CDS encoding NAD(P)H-dependent oxidoreductase subunit E codes for MTTLTPASEKEKIKAREGIISILEDIQAKYGYLPEKELRSVSEVTGKSLVDIYGVATFYKSFSLKPRGKHVVSVCLGTACHVRGGPTIKKEFEHRLNVRPGETTADKEFTLETVACLGACALGPIVVADGHYFSKVITPKVKQILDKTREGLDKVEIQTDQRIFPVEISCARCNHSLMDTEHLVDYHPSIRVTISFERKHGWLRLSSLYGSYNIESEYEIPEDTVVNFFCPHCHTELRGAANCVECGSPMVPMIVKGGGVIQICSKRGCKGHMLDLSGGIYG; via the coding sequence ATGACTACTCTAACACCCGCCTCTGAAAAAGAAAAAATAAAAGCTCGTGAAGGAATAATTTCCATTCTCGAAGATATCCAGGCTAAATACGGATATCTGCCTGAGAAGGAGCTTAGATCTGTTTCAGAGGTGACTGGAAAATCTCTCGTAGATATTTACGGAGTTGCAACTTTTTATAAATCATTCAGCCTGAAACCTCGCGGCAAACATGTAGTTTCTGTTTGTCTTGGTACAGCTTGCCATGTCAGAGGAGGACCAACCATCAAGAAGGAGTTTGAGCACCGGCTGAATGTTCGACCGGGTGAAACGACTGCTGATAAAGAATTCACCCTTGAAACTGTAGCCTGTCTCGGAGCCTGTGCATTAGGACCGATAGTAGTTGCAGACGGTCATTACTTCTCCAAAGTCATCACACCAAAAGTAAAACAAATCTTAGATAAAACACGCGAAGGATTAGATAAAGTAGAAATTCAAACTGATCAAAGAATATTTCCTGTTGAAATAAGTTGTGCACGATGTAATCATAGCTTGATGGATACAGAACATCTGGTCGATTATCATCCTTCCATACGAGTTACAATTTCATTTGAAAGAAAGCACGGCTGGTTGAGATTGTCAAGTTTGTATGGCAGCTACAATATAGAATCTGAATATGAAATACCGGAAGATACTGTTGTGAATTTTTTCTGTCCTCACTGCCACACCGAACTAAGAGGCGCCGCAAATTGTGTTGAATGTGGTTCGCCTATGGTACCAATGATCGTGAAAGGCGGCGGCGTTATTCAGATATGTTCAAAGAGGGGCTGTAAAGGACATATGCTTGATCTCTCAGGAGGTATTTATGGATAA